The Archaeoglobaceae archaeon genomic sequence AAATTTTAAGTTGAAATATTATCATTCCAAGTATTTTGTAATAAATGATTTCGGTTGACCTAAAAGTCTGAATTCCGGTCACTTAGGTTGTTCCAAAATTTATGTGAATAAGGGCATCTTTGCGAAAATAGGGGGGGTTAACTGCGTAAAGTTGCTCATTTCAAGTGCTGAGACTTCGAAAAGGTTGGGATTTATTACATAATTTGTGTAATAAAAATTTTTACTAAATTATATTCTTATCTTTCAATAAAACAATTTAATTATTTAAATAAACTTTTATCTTAAAATTATATTTTTTTATTCATTATTTTAAAATTCTGTGGCATATGGTATAGCAAATGATTAAAATATTATCTTTCTTTATTAATTAATTAAAAAATAAGAATTTTATTTATTTCTAATTTAAAAAGAACCCATCAACAGGGATATTGTGAGTAGAGAGCGACTAAAAGTTAAGAAACTTTCTCCTTTAATTTAGGGAATCTTAAGCAAATTCAACCCTCTGTAAAAAGAGTTTAAGAGAATTGGAAGAAGAAGTTGGAAGGGGGGCTACTGTAAGGGAAATTTGGAAAGACGAGACAAACTTAGAAGGGTTTCGTTATATTTCGGTCAAAAAAAGTGAGTTTAAAAATAGCAATTTAATTACTTCAAAGCCCAAGGAAGAATATCAAAACGTAGTAGACAACCATCAAAACCATACCAAGCGGCACTCCCACTTTTGCCCATTCGCTTGAAGTGATCTTCATTCTCGCCGCTGAGACTATGTTAGGGATGTTGCCGGGAATAAGCATACCGCCAGAAATAAGTAGGGCCATTAGCGCACTTTGAATCTGGGTTAGTGTAAGCACAGGCCCTATTTCCGCAGCGGTCAATGTTGCATTGTCTAAAACAGCGGAGACTATATTTACCCAGTAGAGAATCTCGGGAGGTATCTTCGAGATATACCACACTATCAGCGGTGTAAACCCTCCTCCCAGCAAGATGAGTGCTGCAACGAATGTGTATACCTTTATAGCTCTTACTATTACACCTCGAAGTGTTTCGGTGTATTCTGGAATACCTATATTTTCAACGCTCTGTTTTCCTACTCTAAAGGCGGCGTAAATACCCAGAGCTAAAATCGCTGGAATAATATAATGCGATAAGATGCGGAATAAAAAGAGAAAGTCCGCGTGATATGGCTCGCCAGCAAGCTTTTTCACAGCAATTGTTGATAATGGCTCACCTACTGGCGTCAATGCCGCACCAAGACCTACTGCGAAACATGCAATAACTATGAACTCGATTTTTTTCTTCCGCTCCAGTGGCATTACCAGAGCGATTTCAGCTAATAGCACTGCAGAGACAATAACTGAAATCAAACTTGATGCCAAGCCAAAAAGAACCACAAAGAGAAAAGCAAATGTTCGGATTCCTATTTTTTTCATCAATCCAATGAGTGCAGAGTATATGGGCTTGTTAAAGTAGTGTATTATAAGACCAACTATTAGAACCACCTGAAAGATACCTATTGGGATTCCATAAACTTCCGTGATCTTCACTGGAGCTTCAACAGCCTCAATGACTAGATTCATGCTCCATAACCCGCTGATTGTCACGGCAATTATGCCCATTATTAGGAAGAACGGCTCAAGGTTTTCCTCAATTTTTTTCACTCTAAAAGGCAATATCAAAACGAGAGCGAGAATTACGCCGAGGCCAATCGCAATCAATAGATTTGGTTCTTCGGAGATCGTCATTTCAACGCCCGACATGGATTTTCGTTAAGCAGTGATTTTAAAAGCTTTTCTAAATTGGCCATTCTTAATGCTTTTTGAGGGTGGATTTCTGAAGTTCGATGTTTTTATTTGGCAATCTAATTCTGCATTTGTATATAATAAATTTTATTTTTTAAAGTATGTGTATGTGCAAAGAATTAAGAACGTGCCAATATTTAGATCGAAATATGAAGTTCAGCGTTCAGGAACATTTTGCAAAGAAGCATCATTTTGATCTACGCCTCGAAATGGATGGAGTTGCAAAAAGCTGGGCGATACCTAAGGGTTTTCCAGAAAAAGGTGAAAAAAGGCTGGCAATACAGGTTGAAGACCACAGCATAGATTACATGGAGTTTGAGGGAACTATTGAAGAGGGATACGGAAAAGGAGTGGTAAAGTTGTGGGATAAGGGTGACTATGAAATTCTAAAAAAGAGCGAAAAAGAAATAAAATTCAAGTTAAAGGGGCAAAAGTTAAAAGGTGTGTATGTATTGATAAAATTCGAAAAGGTCGGTAAAGATTCTTGGCTTCTAATGAAAACATCGGATTAGTGAAAGTTTTTAATATTGGAAGTAATTTTATTTGTGAAAAAAGGTCTCTTGATCGCAATTGAAGGTATCGACGGAGCTGGAAAGACCTCCGTTGCAAATGAACTCGTAAAATTTTTAAAAAATATGGGATACGACGCTATCCTGCTAAAAGAACCATCAGACAGTATTTATGCCCAGAAAATAAGGGGCGCTAAAGAGCGTTTGCCACCTGAGGAAGAACTGGAGCTTTTTCTGCGTGATAGAGAAATAGATGCTATCAAGAACATAATACCCGCACTTCAAAATGGAAAAGTAGTCGTGATGGATCGGTATTACTACTCGAACATTGCCTATCAGTCTGCTAGGGGTCTCAATGCTGAGGAGATTAGAAAATTAAATGAGAAAATAGCCCCAAAACCCGATCTCGTTATACTTCTCGATGTCTCACCCGAAACAGCTCTCGAAAGAATAAAGCCAAGAGGTAAACTTACTCTATTTGAAGGTAAAGAATACCTCGAAAAGGTTAGGGAAAACTTTCTAAGGATTGCAGATAAAAAAACGATAATCGTGAATGCAGAAAAACCTTTTAATGAAGTCAAAAGGGAAGTTTTTGAAATCGTAAAAAATCTACTGAATAACTATTATTCGGGTAGGAGTTAAGATAACGTTCGCTTTTACGTCATGCTCCTCTGTAAGATAACTTAGATCGCCGAAAACTTGAATATCATGTGCCACCACCACAAAGAGAGCCTTTTCCGCCAGAACACCTTCTTTCTTAAGTATTTCAAACTCCTTATCCCCAAAACCCGTTCCTTTTCCAATTCTGTTTCCATAGAGATCCACCGCAACGCAACCCTGTGCAAATATTCCGACTTTTCCTTTCATTTCTTGAAAATTTGCTATTTTTCCTTGCCTTAACCCCTCTATTGT encodes the following:
- a CDS encoding 5-formyltetrahydrofolate cyclo-ligase; protein product: MRFKSKEEVRQYVWRKIEPFCDFPSPYGRIPNFRDSKKACERIRELEEYHKTECVFSAPDSVLLRLREIVLEDGKTLIAALPKMKGFVVLDKKIKPTIEGLRQGKIANFQEMKGKVGIFAQGCVAVDLYGNRIGKGTGFGDKEFEILKKEGVLAEKALFVVVAHDIQVFGDLSYLTEEHDVKANVILTPTRIIVIQ
- a CDS encoding DUF1646 domain-containing protein, yielding MSGVEMTISEEPNLLIAIGLGVILALVLILPFRVKKIEENLEPFFLIMGIIAVTISGLWSMNLVIEAVEAPVKITEVYGIPIGIFQVVLIVGLIIHYFNKPIYSALIGLMKKIGIRTFAFLFVVLFGLASSLISVIVSAVLLAEIALVMPLERKKKIEFIVIACFAVGLGAALTPVGEPLSTIAVKKLAGEPYHADFLFLFRILSHYIIPAILALGIYAAFRVGKQSVENIGIPEYTETLRGVIVRAIKVYTFVAALILLGGGFTPLIVWYISKIPPEILYWVNIVSAVLDNATLTAAEIGPVLTLTQIQSALMALLISGGMLIPGNIPNIVSAARMKITSSEWAKVGVPLGMVLMVVYYVLIFFLGL
- a CDS encoding DNA polymerase ligase N-terminal domain-containing protein, which gives rise to MKFSVQEHFAKKHHFDLRLEMDGVAKSWAIPKGFPEKGEKRLAIQVEDHSIDYMEFEGTIEEGYGKGVVKLWDKGDYEILKKSEKEIKFKLKGQKLKGVYVLIKFEKVGKDSWLLMKTSD
- the tmk gene encoding dTMP kinase; protein product: MKKGLLIAIEGIDGAGKTSVANELVKFLKNMGYDAILLKEPSDSIYAQKIRGAKERLPPEEELELFLRDREIDAIKNIIPALQNGKVVVMDRYYYSNIAYQSARGLNAEEIRKLNEKIAPKPDLVILLDVSPETALERIKPRGKLTLFEGKEYLEKVRENFLRIADKKTIIVNAEKPFNEVKREVFEIVKNLLNNYYSGRS